Part of the Papaver somniferum cultivar HN1 unplaced genomic scaffold, ASM357369v1 unplaced-scaffold_119, whole genome shotgun sequence genome is shown below.
TCTAGGTGCGTGGATCCGTTCAAAAGTGAGGGTGGTGATGAAGTTTAAAATGTAGCAAGAAGCAAACCCATTTACAAGCCACCTCATCTCAGGGATAAAAATACAATGCCTCCTACACAACCATCACCTAGGTTGAAGTCTACTATACAAGAGGATGAACAAAATGTGATAAGAACAATAGAGGCCGATCCAGGTAAGTCTCTAACTCATTCTGTTGAATCAATCAGACTGGTTAAGGGTACACCACCTGAATTTGTAAATAAGTCGTCTTTCATTCCACTTTTcgaaatatttcaaaaaatccaaaaaaaattgaaaaactaaaAACCCAAAAAGATTTTTTTTGCAGGAAAAATGTTTTGAAGAACAATATACTTGGTATAAATAAAGTGTTTGAGAATACTGACAAGCCGTGGGGACTGTGGAACCACCAAAAAGAAAAACCTGAACCGGCTAAAGAAGTAAAGTTTgtcaatcaaaacaagaaaaatcaacCTTTAAGGGCACCTCAGAGAAAGAAGATGGATATGACCAAAATGTGGATACAATGTAAGAGTGTGCCAAAACAGTAGACCAAAGTAGTGAATTTAATTGAAGAGAAACCACTGTAATTAAAACCAAAGTGGATGCGGAAGACCaatgataagaaggaagagagatTCAAAATACATGAAGATGAGATTTTTTCACCAAATAAAGGCAAGACGACGAATCCTCTACctaaggaaacaattttttacaagGACGTTTTATTaaatttgaaaaatgatgaaGCAACTAATCAGAAGCCAAAGAATGATTTTCCTAGCATAAAGTTCAAGAAAGCAATTTATCAGAAGGAAGTGAATGATTTTCCCAGAAGAAGGTCCAAGAAAGAAACTAATAATAAGACAATGAATAATATTCCGAGCATAAGGTTCAAGGAAACAATTAATCAGAAGGTAATTAATAATTCTCCCAGCAAGAAAGATATGAATCAGAAGATAGTGAATGATTTTTCCAGTACAAGGTTTAAGAAAGCTATTAATCACAAGGCAATAAATGTCTTTCCTAACATGAGGTTCAAGAAAGCTACTAATAAGAAGACAATGAATGATTTTCCGAGTATAAGGTTCAAGAATGTTGTTAATCAGAAGGTAATTAATGATTTTTCAGACATAACGTCCAAGAAGATGAAGCAAGCAGAATTTCTAGAAAATCCGAGAATCATACAAAATAGAAGAATTGTTCAACCATTTGATCGAGGCAGCCAACATGATCCAGGCCCAACAAGTGTTACTCGACCCAAGAAATACCATACCTCGGTGGGTGTCCAAATCTATCTAAGGACGGCGAACACTCATAAAACTTAAGGAGAATTTTTAAAAGTCCAATATCTCTCTCATAGTGTTAAGTAAAAGTTTAGGGGGAGAGTCGTCATCATGTTTGGCCCCTTTTAGTCAATCAGGCAGGCAAAAAAAACTAGGGGAAGAGTCATCGTTATGTCAAGCCCtcgtcaaaaaagaaaaaaaatgaattattattttcagttttatagcgtcaaaaaaaaatcataagggcaccatcatcatcattagaGCATTTCAATCTCTTATTACAGTGTTTAGTGTTGAAGTCTTTTTCAAGTAAATAATCTAGAGAGAGATATGCCAGTCCACTTGTATGTCATCTTTAATCCTGTATGTTATCTCCTAAAGTTCTATGGACAACGGACGTCCAAACGGATCTAgaaaaactggaaaaaaaatgaaaaaaaaaatgaatgaatgaaaagaaatgGTTATTAAACAGCCACTTGGGAAAATTGAGTAGCAGTTAAAAGAGATAGAGGAAAGGAAGAGTCGCGAggaaaattgaagatttgaagcatcGAAGGTCATCCCTGGAAAGCAACAATATCGTGAATCATTTTTATAGTTTGAAGCTAATAGGTGAAATTAATTATAGCTGGGAGGATTGACAGATTTGAAAATTTGGATGGAGACGGTAATATTTTTGGTGGCATCTATCAGACACGTGGCAGGTAGGATTCTtaaacttttgtatatattgagtattttgtttttcaccttttgtttttgaaaattattttctaagatttgtttcttaattaaaaaaataaaaaataattataaaaaaatggGATTTTCTAGCATTATTaaataagaaattaaaaatatTTAGTAAGTATTTATTAGGACCATGTGCTAATAATAGCTCTTTTGCAAGGTCATCAATTACAGGGTTTCCCAAGATTTTGGACGCCAAACCCAAAGAGGAAGTGAAAGTGAAAGTGTACTTTCTTCGTAAGGATTGTGGCAATCAAGAATGCATGGGGCAATTCGTATATCCCAAACTTCTAATGGATCGCAGCAAGGACCATACATTGCAATCGAGATGACGTAGCATTTTTTAGAAGAATCATTGTAAATAAATAAAGAGCCGCTGGTTTTCACAATAGCTGGTATGGCACGAGTACCGCTTCGACGTGATTTCTATCATGAGGATATGTACTTGTGCAAAATTTAAAATAATCCGGGTGAACTTTCTAGTGTCATTCCGGGTAATTTATAAGTGAGGAATCCAACAACATATTTGTAATCGTGTTAAGGTGCAAAATAAGTGTGTAAGTCTTTGGCATTCAGTTGCACGCAAACCTCTGCCAAAGAGGGGCAACTGTAGACACCCCAATTTTACATACTACATGGTCCACGAAAGTTCGCTGCGAAATCGTATCCAAAGTGGTCCAAGGtggtgtttgtttgcagctgactcatctgagtcgtctggatctgagtgaaatcacctgactcatttagatctgactcactaaggtctgagtcagaaaatatgtttgttttgtgagtcagatctgactcagatgagtggatttttttggacagaaaATGCCCTTGTGCACATTTCAAACAACTTGTTCACTACCAGTCTAACAACCTAAAACTTCAACCCATGAGCAAACTTTAGCTATATGAGATTTTTAATTCCATAAAACAACTTCTCTAAACAGAAGTTAATTATATTAGATTTCAATTTAATAAATTACATTGGCTTAAACTTCTCAAAATAAATTACACAGAAGTTAATTGCTCGGATTTTTTATGTAACAAAAGTTTTATGTAACATCACAAATTGTTCACTACCAGTCTAAACAACTTCTCTTTTTGATGGAATTAAACATTACCaaacaataaaatctaaagacttcattcctacaaacataaaagaagcagaagcaacaaaatctaaaggaggctagctatctcatcacgtaagttgttcatatatatCTGCTCTTGTCGTCCAAACAGACGAGGTGCATTTTCTTCCGTTTCCGCTTCCACTTCGACTTCCACCTGTGTCTCATTCATATCAAATGTCTCATTCTCATATTCTTTAAATAGCCAATCATCCAATGCATTACGACGTAGAAAGTTATGTATTGACATGTAAGCATTGACGATATCTCTTTGAGTCTCAAATGAGTAAGAAGGCATTTTACTTAAGACGGGAAATCTTACTTTCAATACCCCGAATGCTCTCTCAATCACATTCCTCAATCGAGCATGGGCTTGATTAAACTTCTCCTCTTTTTCTGTTGGAGGTACTCTTCGATAATCACCTATCCAATACCTTATGTTGCGATATGGACACATAAACCCCTGTTTATGAGTGTACGCAGCATCACATAGATAGTATTTTTCTGCAAATTTTCAACAAAAACATTATGAAGTAGTACTGGTTACTAAATGACAAGCCAatataatcaaaataaattacacaGCTCAGTGGAGCCTAACAGAGGATGAAACCAAAATGATTAGCAAAGGGCACAATGAATGATGAGGGATTGGGTATGTATCTCTTATTTCTTTATAACCAAGAATACAAACATTCAGATGAAACTGTACTTAGGGGATATTACCAACAATAAATCCTAGTTGCCCTCTTTGTAGACAATTTTGACAAAAGCCTTATTCACCTTTCTACGAAATGAGGGTTCTTTTGTTTTTGCTAATTCACAAACTTTATTAATTGATAgccaaaagactacaaagaagaTAGCTAAAATAAAAAAAGCGGAAGACAAACAAAGAAATCCACATCAGGCATCTCTACTCTATCCCTTGCAGAAATGCAGATCTGAGAAAGCTTACACTTTAACTACAACATCATATATTCTAACACTGGTAAGTTTGGTGGGTAGTTTAACAGGTGGTTCAAAGAACAGATTCCCCATCCCAACAGGCGCAGGGGTGGCCTGAAATAATCTAAGTAGAGTTCGATATTGTGATCAATTGATGAACACTGCACACAGCCTAAGATGGAAAATACTTGGACTGAATGTTATAATGGCAGCAATATATAAGAACGCAGTGCACAAGAATCTAAATAAAATTGAGTAAAGAAAACAAACCCAATGCAGAAAAATTGGACTTAAAATAGAGATGTTACCTGGTGGAGGTAGAGGAAACTTGAAAGATGGATCACGCACTGCCTCGGTCAACACTCTCGAGTCATGAGCAGTGCCTTCCCATCCAACCACTACATACAAAAACTACATATCCCAATCACATATCGCAAGCACGTTTTGGCTACATTCTCCTCTTCCCCTTCCTCTATACGGTGTTTGCTTCTCGACTGGAATGCTGGCACTAATTAGAGTGCCATCTAATGCACCAACAGAACCTTTGAAAGCACCTTCTCTATGACGTTTATTCCTTTTAGTTATAGTTGGCTTATCAAATACATTTGGTGGAGGAACTAGGACTTCAGCAGACCATTTCTTCATAGCAGTCAACACTTCATGAAAATACTTACTAAATGTTTCACCTGAATGTTGAAAGTGATATAAAATTACACGATTCCTACAATTGTGCCCGATTGTGTATAGAAACATTGCCATCTTCTCCTCTACTTCTAAATACTTGCTATCCTCTAAAAGTCCTTTGGCTCGGAATTCATTGCATAATTGAATAAAAGGAGCCTTAGTCATTCTCAATAGGTTGTACATATTCCTTGGATTTCCTTCTAACAGATCTTGGGTGAAAGCCTTTCCCGTTAAAATTGACTTCTTGTACTTCGGGCGTACACGCCGCTTAGCCTTTTTAAGTTGCTTCACTAACAAACATAAAGCTACCAGTTGAGATAGTAAGGTCTTCATTTTTATGAAAACAACAAGTAGATGGAAGCATTATGAAGTAGTAAGACTCTGAAAAATAGAGGAAGGCATTACACAAccacataagaaaaaaaaaacgaaccaAAATTTATCGTCTTTTTCTTGGCGGCTACAGGGGTCTTAACACCTCTTTTGGGAGTCTAGTGTATAAATGAATTCTATATATAAATGAATTCTAGTGTATGTAGAATATGAGTATCTTCTAGTCATGCTATATATAAATGAATTCTAGTGTATGTAGAATATGAGTCACATACCAGAACAACtacacaaaagaaagaaaaacaaacaagagaagttaattttattttgggCGCAAAGAAGAAGATGGCCAAGAAGAACACTGCAGTCATCTTATGCTTTTTCTTAGTTCTTTTGATTTTCTCCGCGGGTATAGTACTTACAAACAAATTAGAGTACACATCCATGAATGTATTGTATTGCATTATTGTAAGATCACACAGTAACTACGATCgttctaattttgtttttaattttttctgaAATTGATGCTAGTTCAGGTTGAGGATTTCCAGTATTACAGTAAAGTATCTGTGTAACAAGTGGACAATCTGATGCTATCAGTTACAGTAATTGAAAGCGGATAAAATAAGTTTGCCCCATGAAACAATAGAAATCTCTAAACAAATtttttgaccgagtaaaaaaaaaactctaaacatATTTGTACCTAAGGAACATGATTCAAACAAATATAAAGTGCTCAACCTCCTCTAAATGTTcacatataaaaataataaacatgATTGAGTAAGAGATGATTACCTCATCAAAAGGATTAGATCCTGGGTTTTCTTTTATCTCCTCTTGTATCCGCTGCATAAGAAGAAAAAGTAGCATAAGTGATTACACATTCAGTAGCAATTCAACTCACGGTGAGCAACACATAGAAAAAGTAGCATAAGTGATTACGCATTCAGTAGCAATTCAACTCCTGGTATGGTACTTGCATTTTAACTGGGTGAAACAACAACATACATGTCTATATCAATTCAACTAGCATCTTAGCTCTATTATACACTAACTGGGTGAAACAACAACATAAGTGGACTCGTCAATATCAACCTGAACTAGCATCTTAGCTCTGTTCTACACTAACTGGGTGAAACAACATAAAAAACCATCAACaaacataaaaatgaaacccCAACTATAAATCTAccaaaatatacaaaaaaaaatacttgtttaactgattttaacaaaatacagaaaaccctaactatcaatctaccaaaatacacaaaaaaaatacatgactaacCGATTTAATCAAAAATACACACAACCGTAACTATCAATCTGCcaaaacacacacacaaaaaaagacATCATTAATCGGTttaaacaaaatacacaaaaccctaacttccaaTCTACCAAACCCTAACAATAATAGCATCATCAATCGATTTAAACAAagaaaaaccaaaccctaatcatcatccaCAACTTGTAATCAGATCTGTCTGAAGAAAGAGAGAGAGGACGAGTGGATGTGAGATATTCTTCAGATCTGTCTGAAGGATAAAACCCATGTTCCAAATCACATAAAACCCATACGAAAATGAATATGGATGAAGAATTATACCTGAATATGATAATGATTCTAAACGAAGGTGATTTAAAGATGAAAGAGATGAAACGAGGGTGATTTGAAAGATGAATATGGATGAAGCAGATTTGAAAGAGATGAAACGAGGGTGATGATGGATAGAAATCAGTGGATTTGATGAGAAAGATGCAGGAGATATCAACTAGGTTTTGGTTCTGTATCACCCATCTCTTCTGTCGACaaagaaaatgagaaatgaaaaaaatttgtTATAAGCTGTCGAGGGCATTTTTGCCAATTCCAGCGACTCAGAGGTACTAGTGAGTGACTCAGGGACATGGAAGTGCCTGACTTTATAAGGCCCGAGTCATGGGTTAGCCTTGACTCAGATGCCGAGTCAGAGGTTGTAAAAAGTGCAAAACAAACAATCTGACAGCTGACTCGgcgcgagtcaggggttgactcagacccagatgccgagtcagctgcaaacaaacaaggtctaAGTGTTAAACTCTTGTATGATCGTATATTAGATCGTCGTTACCGCCTTATAATGAAAAATCAATGAGACTTGTTTCACTAAGTCCCAAAATGTGATTTAGGATAATCCACTAGTTAAACATCCACTAGGTAGACTAGCTAGATGCCCATGTTTAGCAGGCACAACTTTGGTTATATGTGAGCTTAATATCCCATGAACCTAGCTCATTAAAATCCACTCATTATTATACTAAAAGTCCACCATCCATGTCCACTTTTCATCCAAATAACATGTGCGTCATTTCCAAGTCCACCAAGTCCCCCAACTAAAAAATGCCGACACTATTTCTAGCTTTGTTCCCAAGTATTTCCTTCTACCTAAAAATCCTTGGTttaaatgaaattttttggaattttgtaaTAATATCGAAGCTGCTGCTGTCGATGCTGTTTCAGAGATTGGAGCTGACATGGTTTCAGAAAATGATGATGTTGTAGCTCTTTCCACTGAACTTCTCAACGCGGTTTTGCAAAGACAGTTCACGACTATCACCAGCATACCACATAAATGTAGGTTAGCTTTTTCATGGacgatgaaatattgtcttgacAAGGTTATTACTTTCCCTGGGAACATGACAATTTGGTTGAAGCTTGTTCTCCTCCCAATCTGTACCCTTGCCTTGTTCCAACCGATAACTTCATCCGAGAAGAAGTCTGGCAACA
Proteins encoded:
- the LOC113330805 gene encoding uncharacterized protein LOC113330805, which codes for MKTLLSQLVALCLLVKQLKKAKRRVRPKYKKSILTGKAFTQDLLEGNPRNMYNLLRMTKAPFIQLCNEFRAKGLLEDSKYLEVEEKMAMFLYTIGHNCRNRVILYHFQHSGETFSKYFHEVLTAMKKWSAEVLVPPPNVFDKPTITKRNKRHREGAFKGSVGALDGTLISASIPVEKQTPYRGRGRGELVGWEGTAHDSRVLTEAVRDPSFKFPLPPPEKYYLCDAAYTHKQGFMCPYRNIRYWIGDYRRVPPTEKEEKFNQAHARLRNVIERAFGVLKVRFPVLSKMPSYSFETQRDIVNAYMSIHNFLRRNALDDWLFKEYENETFDMNETQVEVEVEAETEENAPLFLDPFGRPLSIEL